A single Fodinicurvata sp. EGI_FJ10296 DNA region contains:
- a CDS encoding TatD family hydrolase, which translates to MTLLVDSHCHLDFPDFNPQARAEKGEQGGTKDAETLDVFVNRAHEAGVGHMLTICTHPERIAATHAIIERFASVYGAAGVHPHEAATPSAMAMTDDDIAALAAHPKIVGIGETGLDFYYDHAPKAVQEEGFRRHCRVARRLGLPIIVHTRDADDDTIRILTDEARTEEGGADLPPLTGVIHCFSGGPGLAEAAVDLGFMISFSGILTFRRSEEIRAIAQSVPMENLLVETDAPYLAPMPKRGKRNEPSYVVHTARILAEVKAVDFDDLAAATTANFFRLLAKI; encoded by the coding sequence ATGACGCTACTTGTCGATAGTCACTGCCACCTGGATTTCCCTGATTTCAACCCCCAGGCCAGGGCCGAAAAGGGGGAGCAAGGCGGGACCAAAGACGCGGAAACTCTGGACGTCTTCGTCAACCGTGCGCACGAGGCTGGCGTCGGTCACATGCTGACCATCTGCACCCACCCGGAACGGATAGCGGCGACCCACGCAATCATCGAGCGGTTTGCGTCCGTCTATGGGGCGGCCGGCGTCCATCCGCATGAAGCCGCCACACCCTCGGCCATGGCCATGACCGATGACGACATTGCCGCCCTGGCGGCGCATCCCAAAATTGTCGGGATCGGCGAAACGGGGCTCGACTTCTATTATGACCATGCGCCTAAGGCTGTACAGGAAGAGGGATTCCGCCGGCACTGCCGTGTGGCACGCCGGCTTGGTCTTCCGATCATTGTTCATACCCGCGATGCCGACGACGATACGATCCGTATCCTGACGGACGAGGCCCGAACAGAGGAGGGCGGAGCGGACCTGCCCCCGCTGACCGGCGTTATCCACTGCTTCAGCGGTGGTCCGGGTCTGGCCGAGGCGGCCGTTGATCTGGGATTCATGATCTCGTTCTCAGGCATCCTGACTTTCAGGCGCAGCGAAGAAATCCGGGCAATTGCGCAATCCGTTCCGATGGAAAACCTGTTGGTCGAAACCGACGCACCGTATCTCGCCCCGATGCCGAAACGTGGAAAACGCAATGAACCGTCCTATGTCGTCCACACAGCGCGAATTCTTGCCGAGGTAAAGGCCGTGGACTTCGATGACCTGGCCGCCGCAACGACGGCTAACTTCTTTCGATTGTTGGCGAAGATCTAA
- a CDS encoding MBL fold metallo-hydrolase, with the protein MRVTVLGCGGSLGVPLSNGDWGTCDPANPRNRRSRPSIYLESEQTRLLVDAGPDLREQAVAAGIRRIDAVLFTHAHADHIHGIDDLRPFYFAHQGPIPAFADDDTRRQLEERFAYAVDTVTMDRGLYRPILSLNDIGRSFIIGDMMFDAFHQNHGPVETIGFRCGNFAYCTDAAILPEAAFDVLHGVDTWIVDACREKPHPSHAHLERTLEWIERVEPRRAYLTHMNHTMDYDRLMARLPTGVEPAYDGLVLDI; encoded by the coding sequence ATGCGGGTCACTGTACTGGGCTGCGGCGGCTCGCTGGGCGTACCCCTGAGCAACGGTGACTGGGGAACCTGCGACCCGGCAAACCCACGCAATCGTCGTTCCCGGCCATCGATCTATCTGGAGTCCGAGCAAACCCGGCTCCTGGTCGATGCCGGACCGGATTTGCGGGAACAAGCCGTAGCCGCCGGGATCCGGCGGATCGATGCGGTTCTTTTCACGCATGCCCATGCCGATCACATTCATGGTATCGACGACCTTCGCCCATTCTATTTCGCGCATCAGGGGCCGATTCCGGCATTTGCCGACGACGACACGCGTCGCCAGCTCGAAGAGCGGTTCGCTTACGCCGTCGACACGGTGACGATGGACCGGGGGCTTTATCGGCCGATCCTGTCTCTCAACGATATCGGCCGGTCATTTATCATTGGCGACATGATGTTCGACGCGTTCCATCAGAACCACGGTCCGGTCGAAACGATCGGATTTCGATGCGGCAACTTTGCCTATTGCACGGACGCCGCAATTCTGCCCGAAGCCGCGTTCGACGTTCTTCATGGTGTTGATACCTGGATCGTCGACGCGTGCCGGGAAAAGCCGCATCCCAGCCACGCTCACCTGGAGCGGACGCTGGAATGGATCGAGCGTGTGGAGCCGCGGCGCGCCTATCTGACCCACATGAATCATACCATGGACTACGACAGGCTGATGGCCCGATTGCCGACGGGCGTCGAGCCGGCCTATGACGGGCTTGTACTGGATATCTGA